A genome region from Setaria italica strain Yugu1 chromosome III, Setaria_italica_v2.0, whole genome shotgun sequence includes the following:
- the LOC101771055 gene encoding cytochrome P450 98A1 yields MDASLLLSVGLAAVLIPLSLALLNRLRVGRLPPGPRPWPVLGNLRQIKPIRCRCFQEWAERYGPIISVWFGSGLTVVVSTSELAKEVLKEKDQQLADRPRNRSTQRFSRNGQDLIWADYGPHYIKVRKLCNLELFTPKRLEALRPIREDEVTAMVESVHRDATAPGNEGKPVVVRNHLSMVAFNNITRLAFGKRFMNANGEVDEQGREFKTIVHNGIKIGASLSVAEFIWYLRWLCPLNEELYKTHNERRDRLTMKIIEEHAKALKESGAKQHFVDALFTLKEQYDLSEDTVIGLLWDMITAGMDTTVISVEWAMAELVRNPRVQKKLQEELDRVVGRDRVMLETDFQSLPYLQAVVKESLRLHPPTPLMLPHKASTSVKIGGYDIPKGTNVMVNVWAVARDPKVWSNPLEYRPERFMEESIDIKGSDFRVLPFGAGRRVCPGAQLGINLVASMIGHLLHHFEWSLPEGTRPEDVDMMESPGLVTFMGTPLQAVARPRLENEELYKRVPVEM; encoded by the exons ATGgacgcctccctcctcctctccgtcgGCCTGGCGGCGGTCCTGATCCCGCTCTCCCTCGCGCTCCTCAACCGGCTCCGCGTCGGCCGCCTCCCGCCCGGCCCGCGGCCCTGGCCCGTGCTGGGCAACCTGCGGCAGATCAAGCCGATCCGGTGCCGCTGCTTCCAGGAGTGGGCGGAGCGGTACGGGCCCATCATCTCCGTCTGGTTCGGCTCCGGCCTCACCGTCGTCGTCTCCACCtcggagctcgccaaggaggtgctcaaggagaaggaccaGCAGCTGGCGGACCGGCCGCGGAACCGCTCCACGCAGCGGTTCAGCCGCAACGGGCAGGATCTGATCTGGGCCGACTACGGCCCGCACTACATCAAGGTGCGCAAGCTCTGCAACCTCGAGCTCTTCACCCCCAAGCGCCTCGAGGCGCTGCGCCCCATTCGCGAGGACGAGGTCACCGCCATGGTCGAGTCCGTCCACCGCGACGCCACCGCCCCGG gtaatgaagGAAAGCCAGTGGTAGTGAGGAACCACCTTTCTATGGTGGCCTTCAACAACATAACAAGGCTGGCATTTGGGAAGCGGTTCATGAATGCAAACGGTGAAGTTGATGAGCAAGGGCGTGAGTTTAAGACTATCGTGCACAACGGGATCAAGATTGGTGCATCTCTCTCTGTTGCTGAGTTTATTTGGTATTTGAGATGGTTGTGTCCACTTAACGAGGAGCTCTACAAAACTCACAATGAGAGAAGGGACCGCCTGACAATGAAGATCATTGAAGAGCATGCTAAGGCTCTCAAGGAGAGTGGTGCCAAGCAGCACTTTGTGGATGCACTTTTCACCCTCAAAGAGCAGTATGACCTTAGCGAAGACACGGTTATTGGACTTCTATGG GACATGATCACTGCTGGAATGGACACGACAGTCATCTCAGTCGAGTGGGCGATGGCAGAGCTGGTGAGGAACCCCAGGGTGCAGAAGAAGCTGCAAGAGGAGCTCGACCGCGTCGTCGGCCGCGACCGCGTCATGTTGGAGACCGACTTCCAGAGCCTCCCCTACCTGCAGGCCGTCGTCAAGGAGTCGCTCCGGCTGCACCCGCCGACGCCGCTCATGCTCCCGCACAAGGCCAGCACGAGCGTCAAGATCGGCGGCTACGACATCCCCAAGGGCACCAACGTGATGGTGAACGTgtgggcggtggcgcgcgaCCCCAAGGTGTGGAGCAACCCGCTGGAGTACAGGCCGGAGCGCTTCATGGAGGAGAGCATCGACATCAAGGGCAGCGACTTCAGGGTGCTGCCgttcggcgccggccggcgggtgTGCCCCGGCGCGCAGCTTGGCATCAACCTCGTGGCCTCCATGATCGGGCACCTGCTGCACCACTTCGAGTGGTCCCTGCCGGAGGGCACCAGGCCGGAGGACGTCGACATGATGGAGTCCCCCGGGCTCGTCACGTTCATGGGCACGCCGCTGCAGGCCGTCGCCAGGCCGCGCCTGGAGAACGAGGAGCTGTACAAGAGGGTCCCTGTCGAGATGTGA